The region TGTTTCGGGACCAGAAAGTATTGGCCGAGCATCCCGAAGCACGAGCATGTTCCCGAGAATGGGCAATCGCCTGCCATCTTGGAAGGTGACAATCATAGCGTTGGCCCTCGCCTGCCATAGTGTATGACCCTCCTATGTTCCGCGACGCCACTGCCCATGTTCCCGCCCAGGCCGCCCTGTCGGGGTCCGGCCCTGCTCCAGCTGGCAAACTCGACTTCGTCGCAATCGACGTTGAGACCGCCTGCTCCCGCGTCAGCAGCATTTGCCAGATTGGTATCGTCGGCTTTCGCGGCGGCACGGTCGCGTTCGAATACGAAACTCTGCTCGATCCGCGTGATCACTTCAGCAGCTTCAATACCCGCATTCACGGCATCGCTGCCGACCATGTCGCAGGCAAGCCGTGCTTTGCCGACGTGCACGACATCATTGACGGACACCTGGCCGGGCGAACCACTGTTGCACATTCTTATTTCGACAAAGGCGCGCTGGCGGCGGCCTGCCGCGTGCACGATCGGACAATGGTCGAGACAACTTGGCTCGACAGTGCGCGCGTAGCGAAGCGTGCTTGGCCCGAACTTCCCAACCACAAGCTCAACGCGGTGTCGAAACACCTCGGCATCCCACTCCGGCACCACGACGCCCTGAGTGACGCTCGCGCGGCGGGTATGATCCTCGTCAAAGCCATCGACCATACCGGCATACCGCTTGCAGGGTGGCTGGCGCCCTCGGTGGGGCAGCGGGCCGCTCCGGCACCACTCCCTGCGGCGGACGGTCCGTTCAGAAATCACCGAGTGGCGATCCTCGGCCAGCCCCGCAACGGCCCGCTTGCTCACCGGCTAGCGGGCGGTGGTGCGCGGATCGTCGCCGGCGTCGGCAGCACGACGACGATCTTGGCGGTCATCGGCGAGGAACCGTTCGGCTATCTGCGGTACGACGCGCAATTCCGGAAGGCCTTAGAACTGCAACGGTCAGGCCGCGCGATCAGCATTATGTCTGAGCGCGAGGTGCTGCAGGTTCTCGCTTAGCGTCAACGCGCGGCTGCGCCGTCCGGCACCTCGACATCATTGGGACGGCGCACCACATCCAGTCGATCATGACCAGCTATACCAAGACCGACGAGGCCGTTGCCGCCCTCACACCCGAGCAGTTCCGTGTGACCCAACAGAACGGAACCGAGCGTCCCGGCACCGGCCCGCTGCTGAAGAACAAGCAGGCGGGCATCTATGTCGACATCGTCTCGGGCGGGCCGCTGTTCGCCAGCGCCGACAAGTATGAGTCCGGCTGCGGATGGCCGAGCTTTACCAAACCCATCGATGCCGCCAACGTTAAGGCAACACGCGACTGGTCGATGCTCATCCCGCGCACGGAAGTGCGCTCCACGCAGGGCGACAGCCACCTCGGCCACGTCTTCAAGGATGGACCGCGAGACCGCGGTGGCTTGCGCTACTGCATCAACTCGGCCGCTCTTCGCTTCGTGGCACGGGCCGAGATGGCTGCGCAGGGCTATGGCGGCTATCTCGAACAGATTGAGGAGCCGCCCGCGACCACGCAGCGTGCAGTACTGGCCGGCGGCTGCTTCTGGGGCATGCAGGACCTGATCCGCAAACTCCCGGGCGTCGTCTCGACGCGCGTTGGCTATTCGGGCGGCGAGCTGCCGAACGCGACGTACCGCAACCACGGCAATCATGCCGAGGCGATCGAGACCGTCTTTGACCCCGCCCGCACGGACTTCCGCGCGTTGCTCGAATTCTTCTTTCAGATCCACGACCCGACGACGGTGAACCGGCAGGGCAACGACCGCGGCTCGAGCTACCGCTCGGCGATCTTCTACACCGACGACGTGCAAAAGGCCGTCGCCGAGGAGACTATCTCGGACGTCGATGCATCGGGGCTCTGGCCGGGCAAGGTTGTGACCGAACTGTCCCCGGCAGGCGACTTCTGGGAGGCCGAACCGGAACACCAGGATTATCTCGAACGCAGACCCAACGGTACACGTGTCACTTCGTCCGGCCGAAGTGGAAACTGTCACGGCGTACGCCCGCTGTCGGGAACGAAACCACCGCAGCCTGACTGTAAGCTGACCCAAGCGAGCCTAATCGCGGCCGTAGGGACCCACAAAGCGACATTCAGGTCGGCTCCGCCTTTTACCGACATCGGAAGCTCGTTCATTTTGAGTCGGCAGGATCTTCGTCGAGCGTCGCAACTCCCATCAGCGGATGCATGACGAAGGTCCAGCCAACTCCGCCGACAATCATGAGGCGCAGCGATTGGCGATCTGCGGCGCCGAGCAGCGATGCCGCTCCTGACGAAGCGGGCAAGGTCACTGTCCTGCCATCCTGACAAATGCCGGTTGCCCAACCGCGCCGTCCGATACGGATCTCGCCGGCGAGGCGCTCAAGTGCCGTCTCGAGCGCCGTGCGCGCACGAGTACCAGTGACCCACGCGTAACCATCGGGTTCCATAGCCGGAGGTGCCATGACGCTGGGATCGGGCATCGCACGCGGCCGTTTGTCATTATCAGCTTTTTGCTTATATTGATTAAGAGGGCGAACACCCTCCATACCCATCATGCGCGCAAACTCATCCATCGGTATCTCCTGGGTCGCCTCTCGCGCAGTTCACACTGACTGAGATCTCGCGGACAATTTAACGTCACCCAGCCGTTTAAAGGCCTTCAGGCTGTGGTCATTCTCTGATCATCTTGTGCACACGGCGTTCTAGTTCGCCAATGTTGAACGGCTTTGTCAGTATCTCCATGCCTTTATCCAGATTGCCGGCACCAACGGCGGCATTCGCGGCATAACCGGTGACGAACAGCACCTTCAGCATGGGCCGGACGGCGCGGCCAGCATCGGCGACCTGCCGCCCGTTAAGCCCGCCGGGTAAACCGACATCGGTAATCAGCAGGTCGATCCGTTCGTCCGACCGCATCACCTTAACCCCGGCGGGTCCCGTTGACGCCTCGAATACTCGGTAGCCGGCCTCCGTCAGGATTTCGCTGACGAGTTGCCGGATAGCGATCTCGTCCTCGACAATCAAAATAGTCTCGCCCGGCGTCGCGTGAAGTGGTTCGCGCTCGCCCTCAGCTGAACTGGCCGTGGCAACGGCGCCTAAATAGCGAGGAAGATAGAGGCACATCGTCGTACCGTGGCCTACCTCGGAGTAGATGCGCACCTGTCCGCCCGACTGCCGGACAAAGCCGTAGATCATCGATAGGCCGAGACCCGTCCCCTGTCCGATCGGCTTAGTCGTGAAGAACGGATCGAAGACGCGATCGATGATCTCCGGCGACATGCCGGTTCCCGTATCGGTTACGCATAGCGAGACGTATTCGCCTTCGGGCAAGTCCTGACTTGTAGCAGCGCGCGCATCTAAGTGCTTGTTGTTCGTTTCGATGGTCAGCCTGCCACCTTCGGGCATCGCGTCTCGTGCGTTAATGCACAGGTTCAGCAGGGCGTTTTCCAACTGCGGCGCATCGACGAGTACGTGCCACAATCCTTCAGTCGCTTCGATCTTCAGCTCGATTTCCGGCCCTAGCGTTCGATCGATGATCTCCTCCATACCCGCGATCAGCCGATTGGCATCAGTCGGGGTAGGCGCCAGCGTCTGCCGGCGCGAGAAGGCAAGAAGCCGCTGCGTCAGTGCGGCAGCCCGGCTTGCGCCTGTTTGCGCCATGGTAATGTAGCGATCGAGTTTGTCATACTGGCCAGCCTGAAGCCTGAGGCCGAGCATTTCGAGCCCACCTGTGACGGCCGTGAGCAAATTGTTGAAGTCGTGCGCAATGCCTCCGGTCAGCTGGCCGACCGCCTCCATCTTCTGGCTTTGGCGCAAAGCCTCTTCGATACGGCGCTGCTCGGTGATGTCTCTTCCGACCGTGTAGAAGAGCCCGCTGCCTGGCTTCGTGTCCGGCACCGCCGACCAGGCAAAAGCGACTGGCGTGCCATCCCCTTTCAGAAGGCGCACGTGAAACTGGTGGACCGGTTCGCCACCCATCAGCGTCGCCACAACGTCCCCCGTCGTTGCCAGATCGTCCGGGTGGATAATGTCGCTAAACGGATGCGCGATCAGTTCGTTATGAGGTCGCCCCAAAATGGCGGACCAGGCAGGATTGATTGTCTTCAAATAACCATCAAACGTCGCAACGCCGAAAAGATCGCGCGTCATCTCGAACAGCCGATTGCGCGCTGCCGACGACGCTCGCTCGGCAACGATGCTGTCCGTTGTCTCGATGCACGCGCAAAAGAGCCCAGCGACGGCGCCCGTTTCGCTCCGGACCGGCGTGTAGCTGAATGCGAAATGCGCTTCGGAATCCCGGCCCGGACGATCCAGCTCCAGAACGAGATCGGCCATATGGATCGGCTCTCCCCGTGCGACGGCATCGAACAACGGTATCAGTTCACTGCGTACTTCAGGCCAGACTTCAAAGAACGGCCGGCTGAACGCGGCGGGATGACGGTCGGCTAGCATCGGCGCGTAACCATCGTTGTAGAGCAGCACGTGATCTTCGCCCCAGCCGACAAACATCGGCTGGTCGGCCGCGAGGAGAACGCCGACCAGCGTTTTC is a window of Sphingomonas sp. Leaf357 DNA encoding:
- the msrA gene encoding peptide-methionine (S)-S-oxide reductase MsrA; protein product: MQDLIRKLPGVVSTRVGYSGGELPNATYRNHGNHAEAIETVFDPARTDFRALLEFFFQIHDPTTVNRQGNDRGSSYRSAIFYTDDVQKAVAEETISDVDASGLWPGKVVTELSPAGDFWEAEPEHQDYLERRPNGTRVTSSGRSGNCHGVRPLSGTKPPQPDCKLTQASLIAAVGTHKATFRSAPPFTDIGSSFILSRQDLRRASQLPSADA
- a CDS encoding exonuclease domain-containing protein — translated: MFRDATAHVPAQAALSGSGPAPAGKLDFVAIDVETACSRVSSICQIGIVGFRGGTVAFEYETLLDPRDHFSSFNTRIHGIAADHVAGKPCFADVHDIIDGHLAGRTTVAHSYFDKGALAAACRVHDRTMVETTWLDSARVAKRAWPELPNHKLNAVSKHLGIPLRHHDALSDARAAGMILVKAIDHTGIPLAGWLAPSVGQRAAPAPLPAADGPFRNHRVAILGQPRNGPLAHRLAGGGARIVAGVGSTTTILAVIGEEPFGYLRYDAQFRKALELQRSGRAISIMSEREVLQVLA
- a CDS encoding hybrid sensor histidine kinase/response regulator, giving the protein MRAHDWSNSPLGLPESWPQPLKTLVGVLLAADQPMFVGWGEDHVLLYNDGYAPMLADRHPAAFSRPFFEVWPEVRSELIPLFDAVARGEPIHMADLVLELDRPGRDSEAHFAFSYTPVRSETGAVAGLFCACIETTDSIVAERASSAARNRLFEMTRDLFGVATFDGYLKTINPAWSAILGRPHNELIAHPFSDIIHPDDLATTGDVVATLMGGEPVHQFHVRLLKGDGTPVAFAWSAVPDTKPGSGLFYTVGRDITEQRRIEEALRQSQKMEAVGQLTGGIAHDFNNLLTAVTGGLEMLGLRLQAGQYDKLDRYITMAQTGASRAAALTQRLLAFSRRQTLAPTPTDANRLIAGMEEIIDRTLGPEIELKIEATEGLWHVLVDAPQLENALLNLCINARDAMPEGGRLTIETNNKHLDARAATSQDLPEGEYVSLCVTDTGTGMSPEIIDRVFDPFFTTKPIGQGTGLGLSMIYGFVRQSGGQVRIYSEVGHGTTMCLYLPRYLGAVATASSAEGEREPLHATPGETILIVEDEIAIRQLVSEILTEAGYRVFEASTGPAGVKVMRSDERIDLLITDVGLPGGLNGRQVADAGRAVRPMLKVLFVTGYAANAAVGAGNLDKGMEILTKPFNIGELERRVHKMIRE